One part of the Vitis riparia cultivar Riparia Gloire de Montpellier isolate 1030 chromosome 8, EGFV_Vit.rip_1.0, whole genome shotgun sequence genome encodes these proteins:
- the LOC117919701 gene encoding DTW domain-containing protein 2, giving the protein MDLEGELNRLDLSDADAASSSGVDGGSESRRRICDNCSRPENVCLCGSLPSEPISTATQIVILHHPHEHRHKLSTVPILTKCLLNTHTIVGRRLRHGSSAMLDSLHSSSSTDQLPRAIYLFPGPTSTHISQLNPKPGTVLILFDATWKHAKEMVDASAEYLSTFAIRACLDCDFGETGGSMFDSELILRKEPFRGCVSTMEAAARALRFLEPNGPEIESRLLNVLREMVKFQASHLKPMKPRPKLLKKGQPKKEQE; this is encoded by the coding sequence ATGGACCTAGAAGGTGAACTTAACCGCCTCGATCTGTCCGACGCCGACGCCGCCTCTTCCTCCGGCGTCGACGGTGGGTCAGAATCTCGGAGGCGAATATGCGACAACTGTAGCCGACCCGAGAACGTTTGCCTATGTGGCTCACTCCCTTCTGAACCCATCTCCACCGCCACCCAAATCGTGATCCTCCACCACCCCCACGAGCACCGCCACAAGCTCTCCACTGTCCCAATCCTCACCAAATGCCTCCTCAACACCCACACAATCGTCGGCCGCCGCCTCCGCCACGGCTCTTCCGCTATGCTCGACTCCCTCcactcctcctcctccaccgACCAATTACCTCGCGCCATCTACCTCTTCCCTGGCCCCACTTCCACCCACATTTCCCAGTTAAACCCAAAGCCCGGTACCGTGCTAATCCTTTTCGACGCCACCTGGAAGCACGCTAAAGAAATGGTGGACGCGAGCGCAGAGTATTTGTCCACCTTTGCAATAAGGGCCTGTTTAGATTGCGATTTTGGAGAAACCGGCGGAAGCATGTTCGATTCGGAGTTGATTCTCCGGAAAGAACCCTTTCGTGGCTGCGTCAGTACGATGGAGGCCGCGGCTCGGGCTTTGAGGTTTCTTGAACCCAATGGGCCTGAGATCGAGAGTAGGTTACTCAATGTGTTGCGAGAAATGGTTAAATTCCAGGCTTCTCATCTAAAGCCCATGAAGCCTAGGCCCAAGTTGTTGAAAAAGGGTCAAcctaaaaaagaacaagaatga
- the LOC117919702 gene encoding protein N-terminal glutamine amidohydrolase isoform X2, with amino-acid sequence MLCKKLGMIGMADAEGSDLFAVFISNEKKQVPLWHQKASKRADGIILWDYHVICIQKKKEGSSPPQVWDLDSSLPFPSHLDHYMSDSFRPSFQLFFDYQRFFRIVHAPLFLHSFASDRRHMKNSDGNWIPPPPAQDPIVADDGSLYNLDEYIRMNAADAVTEVKDDTISAVFTQKYGVLVRESQLEEFFSLLSG; translated from the exons ATGCTTTGCAAAAAACTTGGCATGATTGGGATGGCGGATGCAGAGGGGTCTGATCTTTTTGCTGTTTTTATTTCCAATGAGAAGAAACAG GTTCCATTGTGGCATCAGAAGGCTAGCAAGAGAGCAGATGGAATCATTCTCTGGGATTATCATGTGATATGCATTCAG aaaaagaaagaaggcaGCTCTCCTCCTCAAGTATGGGATTTAGATTCAAGTCTTCCTTTTCCTTCTCATCTAGATCATTATATGTCCGATTCCTTTCGGCCGTCATTTCAGCTTTTTTTCGATTATCAGAG GTTTTTCCGGATTGTGCATGCTCCATTATTCCTCCACTCCTTTGCATCTGATAGAAGACACATGAAAAACTCGGATGGAAACTGGATTCCTCCCCCTCCTGCACAAGATCCCATAGTTGCTGATG ACGGAAGCTTGTACAACCTGGATGAGTACATTAGGATGAATGCCGCTGATGCAGTCACAGAGGTTAAAGATGATACTATCAGTGCTGTTTTTACCCAGAAGTATGGGGTACTGGTAAGAGAAAGTCAGTTGGAGGAATTCTTTTCCCTGCTTTCTGGATGA
- the LOC117919702 gene encoding protein N-terminal glutamine amidohydrolase isoform X1, which translates to MTTSNLDISQFDHTPFYCEENVYMLCKKLGMIGMADAEGSDLFAVFISNEKKQVPLWHQKASKRADGIILWDYHVICIQKKKEGSSPPQVWDLDSSLPFPSHLDHYMSDSFRPSFQLFFDYQRFFRIVHAPLFLHSFASDRRHMKNSDGNWIPPPPAQDPIVADDGSLYNLDEYIRMNAADAVTEVKDDTISAVFTQKYGVLVRESQLEEFFSLLSG; encoded by the exons ATGACGACTTCCAATTTGGACATTTCTCAGTTCGATCACACTCCTTTTTACTG tgaGGAGAATGTATACATGCTTTGCAAAAAACTTGGCATGATTGGGATGGCGGATGCAGAGGGGTCTGATCTTTTTGCTGTTTTTATTTCCAATGAGAAGAAACAG GTTCCATTGTGGCATCAGAAGGCTAGCAAGAGAGCAGATGGAATCATTCTCTGGGATTATCATGTGATATGCATTCAG aaaaagaaagaaggcaGCTCTCCTCCTCAAGTATGGGATTTAGATTCAAGTCTTCCTTTTCCTTCTCATCTAGATCATTATATGTCCGATTCCTTTCGGCCGTCATTTCAGCTTTTTTTCGATTATCAGAG GTTTTTCCGGATTGTGCATGCTCCATTATTCCTCCACTCCTTTGCATCTGATAGAAGACACATGAAAAACTCGGATGGAAACTGGATTCCTCCCCCTCCTGCACAAGATCCCATAGTTGCTGATG ACGGAAGCTTGTACAACCTGGATGAGTACATTAGGATGAATGCCGCTGATGCAGTCACAGAGGTTAAAGATGATACTATCAGTGCTGTTTTTACCCAGAAGTATGGGGTACTGGTAAGAGAAAGTCAGTTGGAGGAATTCTTTTCCCTGCTTTCTGGATGA
- the LOC117919611 gene encoding pentatricopeptide repeat-containing protein At1g79540, which produces MNLSPQIRRSVLHFIPKQSRFRCLHANLFTTAQGAAISNEVLTVMETVNPMEDALEKLAPFLSSEIVNDVMREQRRPELGFRFFIWTTRRRSFRSWVSHNLVIDMLAKDDGFDTYWKILEELKNSNIQIPPPTFSVLIAAYAKSGMAEKAVESFGKMKDFGCKPDVFTYNSILHVMVQKEVFLLALAVYNQMLKLNYNPNRATFVILLNGLCKNGKTDDALKMFDEMTQKGIPPNTMIYTIILSGLCQAKRTDDVHRLLNTMKASGCCPDSITCNALLDGFCKLGQIDEAFALLQLFEKEGYVLGIKGYSSLIDGLFRAKRYDEVQGWCRKMFKAGIEPDVVLYTILIRGFCEVGMVDYALNMLNDMTQRGLSPDTYCYNALIKGFCDVGLLDKARSLQLEISKNDCFPTSCTYTILICGMCRNGLLDEARQIFNQMENLGCSPSIMTFNALIDGLCKAGELEEARHLFYKMEIGKNPSLFLRLSQGADRVMDTASLQTMVERLCESGLILKAYKLLMQLADSGVVPDITTYNVLINGFCKAKNINGAFKLFRELQLKGHSPDSVTYGTLIDGLHRVDREEDAFRVLDQMVKNGCTPSSAVYKSLMTWSCRKGKLSVAFSLWLKYLRSLPSQEDETLKLAEEHFEKGELEKAVRCLLEMNFKLNNFEIAPYTIWLIGLCQARRSEEALKIFLVLKEWQMDVNPPSCVMLINGLCKDGNLEMAVDIFLYTLEKGFMLMPRICNQLLRSLILQDKMKHALDLLNRMNSAGYDLDEYLHHRIKSYLLCAWKAQEMENVAPG; this is translated from the coding sequence ATGAACCTCTCACCTCAAATTCGTCGATCCGTCTTGCATTTCATTCCGAAGCAAAGTCGGTTTCGCTGTCTGCATGCCAACCTCTTCACCACCGCCCAAGGCGCCGCTATTTCCAATGAGGTCCTCACTGTTATGGAGACCGTAAACCCCATGGAAGACGCCTTAGAAAAGCTAGCCCCATTTCTCTCTTCTGAAATCGTGAATGATGTTATGCGAGAACAGCGAAGACCTGAATTGGGTTTTCGGTTCTTCATATGGACAACGAGAAGACGGAGTTTTCGCAGCTGGGTATCGCATAATTTGGTCATAGATATGCTTGCCAAGGATGATGGGTTTGATACCTACTGGAAAATTCTCGAGGAGCTCAAGAATTCTAACATTCAGATACCTCCCCCCACATTTTCCGTGCTAATTGCGGCTTATGCAAAGTCGGGTATGGCTGAAAAGGCCGTAGAATCTTTTGGTAAGATGAAAGATTTTGGCTGCAAACCTGATGTGTTCACTTACAACTCCATCTTACATGTTATGGTACAAAAAGAGGTGTTTTTGTTAGCATTAGCGGTTTATAATCAGATGTTGAAGTTGAATTATAATCCAAATCGAGCTACATTTGTCATTTTGCTTAATGGTTTGTGTAAAAATGGGAAGACTGATGATGCGCTGAAAATGTTCGATGAAATGACCCAAAAAGGTATACCACCTAACACAATGATATATACAATAATTTTGTCTGGTTTGTGTCAAGCGAAAAGAACTGATGATGTCCATAGATTGCTGAATACAATGAAAGCGAGTGGGTGCTGTCCTGACTCGATTACTTGTAATGCTTTGCTTGACGGATTCTGTAAACTGGGTCAAATTGATGAGGCTTTTGCACTCTTGCAGTTGTTTGAGAAGGAGGGGTATGTTCTTGGGATAAAGGGATATAGTAGTCTGATTGATGGTTTGTTTAGGGCGAAGAGATATGATGAAGTGCAGGGGTGGTGTAGGAAAATGTTCAAGGCTGGTATTGAGCCTGATGTTGTTTTGTATACAATTTTGATTCGGGGATTTTGTGAAGTAGGCATGGTTGATTATGCACTGAATATGTTGAATGATATGACACAGAGGGGTTTGTCCCCAGATACTTATTGTTACAATGCTTTGATTAAAGGGTTTTGTGATGTGGGTCTTTTGGATAAGGCTCGGTCCCTTCAACTTGAAATTTCAAAGAACGACTGCTTTCCCACCTCCTGCACTTACACCATTCTCATTTGTGGTATGTGCAGGAATGGGCTGTTAGATGAGGCGCGACAAATATTTAACCAGATGGAGAATCTTGGGTGCTCTCCTTCTATAATGACCTTCAATGCTCTTATTGATGGACTTTGTAAGGCTGGGGAGCTTGAGGAAGCTCGCCATTTGTTTTACAAGATGGAGATTGGAAAAAATCCTTCGTTGTTTCTTCGTCTCTCTCAAGGGGCTGATCGGGTTATGGATACTGCAAGTCTTCAGACAATGGTGGAGCGATTGTGTGAGTCGGGATTGATTCTCAAGGCCTACAAGCTTCTCATGCAGCTTGCTGACAGTGGGGTTGTACCAGATATCACGACTTACAACGTTCTCATCAACGGCTTTTGCAAGGCAAAGAACATTAATGGTGCTTTCAAGCTCTTTAGGGAGCTCCAACTCAAGGGGCATTCCCCTGATTCTGTCACATATGGTACACTCATAGATGGGCTTCATAGAGTTGACAGAGAAGAAGATGCCTTTAGGGTCTTAGATCAAATGGTGAAGAATGGATGTACTCCTAGCTCAGCAGTTTACAAATCTCTTATGACTTGGTCGTGCCGCAAGGGGAAGCTTTCAGTAGCTTTTAGTCTCTGGTTGAAGTATCTGAGGAGCCTCCCTAGTCAGGAAGATGAAACACTTAAACTAGCAGAGGAACATTTTGAGAAGGGAGAATTGGAAAAAGCGGTTCGATGTTTACTTGAAATGAACTTCAAGctgaataattttgaaatagcACCTTATACCATCTGGCTCATTGGACTGTGTCAAGCTAGAAGATCAGAGGAAGCTTTAAAGATATTTCTCGTTCTGAAGGAGTGGCAGATGGATGTCAATCCCCCAAGTTGTGTGATGTTGATTAATGGTCTCTGTAAAGATGGGAATCTGGAGATGGCAGTGGACATATTCCTCTACACTTTGGAGAAAGGTTTTATGTTGATGCCTCGGATTTGCAACCAATTGCTCAGGTCTCTTATTTTGCAGGATAAAATGAAGCATGCCCTTGACCTTTTAAACAGAATGAACTCTGCAGGATATGATTTGGATGAATATCTTCACCATCGAATCAAGTCCTATTTACTGTGTGCGTGGAAGGCGCAGGAAATGGAAAATGTGGCACCTGGATGA